cattatttcttataaaaaattttaagtaaataaatgaaTGAGTCTCTCACtgttatatactattttattttctcatttttatttttggactCATACTTGAATTTTGTTTCAACTACGTAAGATGGTTTTTTTTAAGGGAAAGGAACCAAAACATTTATAGCTGCATCGAGGGAAAGTTTAACTAAAAATTAGAAATGATAACATTTTCACACATTCTAATGTGACAgtcttaaaatttcatttatatactgGCATTTAGCATAAAGCACATGAgcataattaataagaaaaagttatttatatttttactcgATGGAGTTGGTGGTAGAGGAAAATGATATATTGAACAGCATATGCAAATGGAAAATGTCTCAAGtcaaaaaggaaattaatttccTGCGTCGTAGGTGTCAACAAGTGTCTGATTTCTTTTCGTTTTGCAACTAATCTATTCAGTTTTTGTCTTTGTGTGAATATACATAATTgagtttcaaatttattattggaGAAATTGATGTGAAAATTGTTATACATGAACAAAAGCTTACGTAAACAATGATTCTTAAtagtttctaaaaataaatatgggACAATTATAGGGCTCgttttatgtttttaactatattatactattgggaaaattttattatcaaagtCATTAAATACTGTTTAACGGactcaacaaaaataagttGAACAACTTTATTAGAGTGCATGGTTGAcatatgtatattaattttattttgtattttaaaacatgacAACTCACAGTTGtctatttaatttgaattatttgataattattttttaatataatgataacaaacatttttttaaacttttacaattttacaTCAACGAAAGATCATGTATTTACACCATTTAAGAATTGTACGTGGCTGTTAAAAGTTGCAATGAGATaatacaaatgataaaataattgttaggtAAAATTTCCTCATAGCATCGTCATGTCTATAAAACTCTcgaacataaatatataatgacaGTTGATGCAATTTCAGTTAAATATCATCTAAAATAACgacataaaataaatcataataataaaataatcaaaagaattttcttttagaatattttgaaaaatgtataCATCGATTTATACAAACAAAGTAATAAGCAATTTGTTATTagtataaaaatgttaaagaagggataaaattacaagaaaaaagagagtatataatataatgtgtGGTTGCATGAAGAAATCTTTTACTTCACCAAAGTGTAATAAAAGATTGTAACagatgatgaagaaaaaatggttaATTGCTTGTTTGATTATGctgaaagtgaaagaaataaCTCATTCCTACGAAACGTAGAGAGTGAAAGCGAAGGGTCCAACCATGCATTAAACGCCGTCCATAAAATTTCAcacacaatttttttgtttttttatttttaaaaacatgtcatctaaaataatgagatttataaattaaatataattccattaaaaaaattctaaatatacGATTAAATCAGTAATTAATTTGATCGAAAATAATGTTGAGTGAAATATCGATAATATTAATTGGATGATGTTAAGTGATATTAACATTTGAATCATTTGTCACTGTAATTTTATTCCGTCGACATTCTCTAGTACAGTCATACGatacattagaaaaaaaatggttatatcaacaatagaaaatttatttattatattaatcttttgtttttagactttttaatttatgttaaattaaaacctgtaaaaagataatgatatttagacaacattttttttaataatatttaaacattgattatgtgtgattggtcaaaaattattccacaacaCATCTTTAATCAAGACATTTGGGAAGGAGATTATACTGATTACTAAACACTAAAtacatatacaaatataaataaccatttaaaaactgattaaataattttttttataaataatcaagtGCTGATGGTGTGAGTTATTGGATTGAAACCGCATTGGGTGAAGTTCAATCATCCAGATAAGTCGCAATTtgtagataaaaatataattttgaaaataaaattattataaaaaaataatcaattttattttatttaaaataaaatatagttacCATTACGGctttaacataataaaagaaGGCAATATTTGCAGTGAACTGTATAATTTAGCTTCGAATTATTTCTCCAGAAATctataatttagattaaaaaattaacacaaaatatctaagtaaaactaaatatttttttttaatttttatttattattattatttagttggGACACGTTGGTGGCACACCAAGCCCATGGGTGAGGTAGTTAGTTAGAGAAAGGacgaaggagagagaaaaattgggataaaaaaagaagaggaagaaacagaagaaaaatgACATTAACAAGAACGGTGGTGAAATAAGGAAGCAAAAGTAGAATCATATTCATGGCGGTCCCAACCTCTTCTCTCGCAATCAACATTCATTCTTATAAATAAGACCATTCTTCAGACAACATAACAAAGGAAACTATCAAAATTCGCATCTGTCATTGTATTTGCCTTACACATCAGCCACACTCAATCTCTTGCTTCATTCTCAAACCTCTTCTTTCCCTCAAGTCTGTAGAAGGACAACTTTCCCCCTTCTTTTTTTATCGCCAGTTCTCTGCAAATAAATGCAAAAAAGGTTTCAAAAAGCTTTCTTAGCTTCAACAAAATGCGATCCCCTTCTTGTAAGATTCCCATTTCCTTTCcacccttcttttttttcaatttcgatgcttcttttctctttttaagtCATTCTCTGCGTAAAGGTGCTTGCTTTTTGTTCTATTGTTTCGTTTTTTTCATTTGGGTATGTCTCCTCTTTCCcccttaactttttttttttcgctacttttcttttctgtcTAATGTTTTTCCTCTCACTGGGACTTAATGGGTTCTGGGGGTGCACCCTTTTTTTCAGTTGCTGTGTTTCTCATTGTAAATGCAAATTCCTTGTTTTCTGACacagaattttgaaattaatgattcagtttaatttatcatttttgttgATGTTTATAACAGTTTCTTAGATTCgattaactttgttttttttttcaaaaaagaaatatatttgttgttgtggAGGGGGTGTGTTTGTTCCGCTTTTGGACCTTTGTGTTTATGATATTGACCCCCTGTTTCAACAAGCATTATGTGGGGTCCAGCTAACTGGGAATATCGACATGAAGATAAAATTCCCCAATTTTATGAGCACCCAAACGGAAAATTTGACCTTTTCTAAATATGCTTCTCGATGTTGCtgatatgcatttttttttttttggtttctttacTTGCATGTGGGTTTCATTTCCAGAATTTCTGAAGCAAAGTTACATGGTCTAGAGGTTGTTTGGACAAACAATCTAGAATTTCCTTGGAGTGTAGCATTCAGTTTTGGTATTAAAGATGGGGGATCACTTTGAATTACTGGTCGATCGATTGCTTACTGAATCCACATTAGAAGCTGCAATTGAAAGCAGGAATAAGTCTATGTTGGCTGCATCCTCAGCAGTGAATGACGTGAAAATTGATCTCAATTTGATGAAAGTGGGTCTGGATGATATAAAATTTCCCGGGAAGCTGGTAGAATGCAGGATATGTCATGATGACGATGAAGATACCAATATGGAGACACCCTGCTCTTGTTGTGGTAGTTTGAAGGTTAGTTAATTTTCTAGTATATTCATAATCAATGCTTTGATAGGTGAAATGATtgagtattttaatttgtgttgtCATTTGTAACGAGAATTCATGGTGTCTGCGTTTCAAAATTTAATGGAAAACCAAATCTGTTGTGATGAAAACTAAATTTAGTGATTTTAACtggtttattatttataaattctaaaagTTATTTGTGTGCTTGTAATTCAGTGACACGGTTGCATTAATAGAGGCATTGCTTTGTATGAACACAGCTCACAAGGAGTAATTTCTGGATTTAGtgatcaaatttttatttagctCATACGAACATTATAGGCTGCTATTGATTTTTTTGCAGTACGCTCACCGTAGATGTATACAACGATGGTGTAATGAGAAGGGTGACACCACCTGTGAGATATGCCACCAGGTAAACTTAAATTTGTTCTCATCCCCGATTCTCACACTCTTTCTGCATACTTGGCATCGTCTCAATTATTTGGGTTTCACGTGTTGTTCGATGTCATATCTTTCACCTGATTTTGGTTGATTGGCTATTTTGTCTATGTTGTAAATTTCAGCAATTCAAGCCTGACAAATGATTAActtggtttatatttttaatcggTGATTTCCCTACATTGTGAATTCAGCAATTCAGGCCAGGTTATACTGCTCCTCCACCACTATTTCAGTTTGGACGTATTCCAATGAGTTTCAGGTACCGTTCACGTAAAAAATTCTTACTCTCCCCCCCCCCCCACAAGTTAATCTGTGATTcttgttttcatattttcattttctaatgtGCTCCCACGATGTTTATGTCAGGGGGAATTGGGAGATTTCAAGAAGAGACTTGAATAGTACACATTTGGTTAGCATGGTCCCCACTGATCAAAACGTTAACACTTCTAACTATGATCAGTATTCAGCCTCTGTTACAGGAAGTGTGATTTGCTGTCGTTCGATTGTTGTCATTGTAATATCTCTTGTCTCTTTTATGCATGTATGCCACTTATGCTCTTACTCCTACTGATTTTGACATTTCCAATTTCTGTTTCTCTTGTGCAGTTCATGCTTCTTCTGATTTTAAGACACACACTTCCCCTTGTAATTAGTGGAAATAAGGAGTATTATTTCCCACTCTTTTTGGTACGTTTTGCGTAGCTCAACTTGTAATATTAACAAGTGCATACATCGTGCTCGTACTTACCAGGGTTTATTCAATTTAATGGAGTTTTTATAGCTGTTGTTGTTTCGGACTGTGGGAGTTGTTCTTCCAATATACTTCATGGTTAGAGCAGTGGCATTAATCCAGCGCCATCGGAGACAGCATCGAGTAAGTCTCTGCCATGGATCAACCTCTTGTCTCTTTCCCATGCTTTACTATATCACATGAATCATATGTTTGCATAGAATGAAGTCTCTGATATTTTTGCTTGTTGTAACTGTAAGGAGCATCTTAATGCCTTGGCCATTTCATCTGACGATGAAAGCGAGCAAGCAGATTTGCAGCCTCAGCCTCAGCCTCATATCATACATGTACTGTAAAAATAGTTTAGCCGGTAACCACTTGAAGTAATTGAAGGATGAAAAGCTACTGGTTTAAGATGCTGCACTTTttcttctgattttttttcatgtaaattaGATGGAGACAAGTTTCTTGAGAACCTGGAGTTTGCTTAGGATGGGGACACTGAAATTCAGATGTTCGTAGCTCATAAGGAGGCATTGCATGCCACTTGTGTTACCTAGTCCCTCTGCTATAGCTACTCTTCGGGAAGTCTTGGAAACAGCAAGTTATACATTTAAATTACTGTTTATTTACCGATTGGAATTGTTCAGATGTACAGatagaaatttataattatagagaaaaattaaatggttAGATATAAAAAAACGCATGGCATGTGTATACTGCAATCAAAGATCGGTAGGTACTTTTGGGGGCATTAATTTCATTATAGGATGTTAGTTTTGTCTATCATCTTGAGTTTCATGTTATTTGTAATGGGCagattattaattaatgaaaagcCATAGAAAATGACTTTGTATATGCAGTAATATTCCCATGGCATCCTTGTTAGTCAGTAGTTGAAACTCATGATCCAGGGTCTTGATATGTGCGCCGCACTCCTTTTCAATTGTTCTATTGATTTTCCTTGTATAGTCAAACTCAAGTCTTAATCGGTCATTGCTACCTGGTAtgctttcattttttcttcagTCCTTCGTAACCAAacaataataaccacttcacaATATGATTCTTAAGCCAAACGAATGACTGCTTCTGGTAATCTAAGTTGACAACTGTCTATGATTCAGTTACAGGAGCAGCATTGAAGGTGTAGCTTTAATTGCACTTGGATGGATAGGATGAATGCTTGAACCAATAATACACAACCAACCAATTCCCACTGTTTATTGCCAGTCAGTCCtcctattttcattatttttatcccATATTTACAAAACGGgctttaataaaatttctgtttgatattttaaaatttgc
This genomic interval from Vigna radiata var. radiata cultivar VC1973A chromosome 8, Vradiata_ver6, whole genome shotgun sequence contains the following:
- the LOC106771326 gene encoding uncharacterized protein LOC106771326 isoform X4 → MGDHFELLVDRLLTESTLEAAIESRNKSMLAASSAVNDVKIDLNLMKVGLDDIKFPGKLVECRICHDDDEDTNMETPCSCCGSLKYAHRRCIQRWCNEKGDTTCEICHQQFRPGYTAPPPLFQFGRIPMSFRGNWEISRRDLNSTHLVSMVPTDQNVNTSNYDQYSASVTGSVICCRSIVVIFMLLLILRHTLPLVISGNKEYYFPLFLLLLFRTVGVVLPIYFMVRAVALIQRHRRQHREHLNALAISSDDESEQADLQPQPQPHIIH
- the LOC106771326 gene encoding uncharacterized protein LOC106771326 isoform X3, with amino-acid sequence MGDHFELLVDRLLTESTLEAAIESRNKSMLAASSAVNDVKIDLNLMKVGLDDIKFPGKLVECRICHDDDEDTNMETPCSCCGSLKYAHRRCIQRWCNEKGDTTCEICHQQFRPGYTAPPPLFQFGRIPMSFRGNWEISRRDLNSTHLVSMVPTDQNVNTSNYDQYSASVTGSVICCRSIVVIFMLLLILRHTLPLVISGNKEYYFPLFLLLLFRTVGVVLPIYFMVRAVALIQRHRRQHREHLNALAISSDDESEQADLQPQPQPHIIHVL
- the LOC106771326 gene encoding uncharacterized protein LOC106771326 isoform X1, which encodes MGDHFELLVDRLLTESTLEAAIESRNKSMLAASSAVNDVKIDLNLMKVGLDDIKFPGKLVECRICHDDDEDTNMETPCSCCGSLKYAHRRCIQRWCNEKGDTTCEICHQQFRPGYTAPPPLFQFGRIPMSFRGNWEISRRDLNSTHLVSMVPTDQNVNTSNYDQYSASVTGSVICCRSIVVIFMLLLILRHTLPLVISGNKEYYFPLFLLLLFRTVGVVLPIYFMVRAVALIQRHRRQHREHLNALAISSDDESEQADLQPQPQPHIIHMETSFLRTWSLLRMGTLKFRCS
- the LOC106771326 gene encoding uncharacterized protein LOC106771326 isoform X2, which translates into the protein MGDHFELLVDRLLTESTLEAAIESRNKSMLAASSAVNDVKIDLNLMKVGLDDIKFPGKLVECRICHDDDEDTNMETPCSCCGSLKYAHRRCIQRWCNEKGDTTCEICHQQFRPGYTAPPPLFQFGRIPMSFRGNWEISRRDLNSTHLVSMVPTDQNVNTSNYDQYSASVTGSVICCRSIVVIFMLLLILRHTLPLVISGNKEYYFPLFLLLLFRTVGVVLPIYFMVRAVALIQRHRRQHREHLNALAISSDDESEQADLQPQPQPHIIHLQEQH